One Leishmania panamensis strain MHOM/PA/94/PSC-1 chromosome 24 sequence genomic region harbors:
- a CDS encoding hypothetical protein (TriTrypDB/GeneDB-style sysID: LpmP.24.0090), producing the protein MSSGRIYKFIFRKEQPQWLWDLALEVRLPALFLVGVVYVNTKCYYDALSSYQAGSRWGITQGKLLELRKLNYRHISVPRYAVKYEFEVDGKRYVSTRGTTGSPYRNWMEGWYDDTITEAEYLQAIPVLRVGERCSVFYDKKNPKAHSALAQDANSFEISFLGFLAFFPLLMGHYMKAHFWMLRKAYMPNKKIRVRFPVYDHPKPPPPPPKEPRHISQSPPKS; encoded by the coding sequence ATGTCGTCTGGCAGAATATACAAGTTTATTTTCCGCAAGGAGCAGCCTCAGTGGCTGTGGGACTTGGCACTTGAGGTTCGCCTTCCTGCCTTGTTCCTGGTGGGTGTGGTATACGTGAACACAAAGTGCTACTACGACGCACTGAGCTCCTACCAGGCGGGCTCGCGATGGGGCATTACTCAAGGAAAGCTGCTAGAGCTACGCAAGCTCAACTATAGACACATTAGCGTCCCGCGGTACGCGGTCAAGTACGAATTCGAGGTTGATGGCAAGCGATACGTCTCCACTCGTGGCACCACCGGTTCTCCGTATCGAAACTGGATGGAGGGGTGGTATGACGACACCATCACGGAGGCGGAGTACCTCCAGGCTATTCCGGTGCTTCGCGTTGGTGAGCGATGCAGCGTTTTCTATGATAAGAAGAACCCCAAAGCACATTCTGCACTGGCGCAGGATGCCAACTCGTTCGAGATTTCCTTTCTGGGCTTCTTGGCCTTCTTTCCGCTGCTCATGGGCCACTACATGAAGGCCCATTTTTGGATGCTTCGAAAGGCTTACATGCCCAACAAGAAGATACGTGTCCGCTTTCCAGTGTACGACCATCCGAAgccacccccgccgccgccaaaaGAACCTCGACATATATCGCAGTCGCCCCCAAAGAGCTGA
- a CDS encoding ankyrin/TPR repeat protein (TriTrypDB/GeneDB-style sysID: LpmP.24.0130) — MDDGTRISEDVEKFLRAARSRDAADCSRMLKEKPELANSVEAGGYSALHFAAFNGDAQMICLLLEYKANTNVENMDGNTPLIMAVKGRQLECIRILVNAGADVNKESDSGSTAAHYAASMGYLDCLHLLVELGAKTMYTDSEAGTLLHWACHSGDLNCIGAVIYEFNVPINAVDKHGGTALFTALFMKKVDAVEFLVEHGATVNIAIAEDGSTPLHIAVEHANSECVRLLCSYGADVSAKNVEGKTPLDLAKVANNTNAVKELEKTQVLPEKRAEAAARFKNQGNKVFQQGENVKAAKFYTLAIHLDPTNHVYYSNRAACYFNQQLYTGAYWDALRCIKLDPSWPKGYLRKAATELALKRYSDASTTASQGLKLDPTNKDLQQVKDEAFRQLKK, encoded by the coding sequence ATGGACGACGGAACTCGCATTTCAGAGGATGTGGAGAAGTTCCTGCGCGCAGCGCGCTCGCGCGACGCGGCGGATTGCAGCCGAATGCTGAAGGAAAAGCCAGAGCTCGCGAACTCCGTCGAAGCTGGCGGCTACTCTGCCCTCCACTTTGCCGCCTTCAACGGCGATGCTCAGATGATTTGTCTGCTACTAGAGTATAAGGCGAATACAAACGTTGAGAACATGGACGGCAACACGCCCCTTATCATGGCTGTGAAGGGACGACAGCTGGAGTGCATTCGCATTTTGGTAAACGCGGGTGCCGATGTAAACAAAGAGTCGGACTCTGGAAGTACAGCTGCGCACTACGCCGCATCTATGGGATACCTGGACTGCCTCCACCTTCTTGTGGAGCTGGGGGCCAAGACGATGTACACGGATAGTGAGGCTGGCACTCTGCTTCACTGGGCGTGTCACTCCGGTGACCTCAACTGTATCGGCGCCGTCATTTACGAGTTTAATGTGCCAATCAATGCTGTCGACAAGCACGGTGGCACAGCCCTGTTCACAGCCCTTTTCATGAAGAAGGTGGATGCAGTAGAATTCCTCGTTGAACACGGGGCGACGGTCAACATCGCCATTGCTGAGGACGGCAGCACGCCGCTGCACATTGCTGTGGAGCATGCAAACTCGGAGTGCGTCCGCCTACTATGCAGCTACGGTGCCGACGTAAGCGCCAAGAACGTAGAGGGAAAGACTCCGCTGGACTTGGCGAAGGTCGCCAACAACACCAATGCTGTCAAGGAGCTCGAGAAGACCCAGGTACTGCCGGAGAAGcgcgctgaggcggcggcgcggttCAAGAACCAGGGCAACAAGGTCTTTCAGCAGGGCGAGAACGTCAAAGCAGCGAAGTTCTACACTCTCGCCATTCACCTTGACCCCACAAACCACGTCTACTACAGCAACCGCGCCGCCTGCTACTTTAACCAACAGCTTTACACCGGAGCTTACTGGGATGCTCTGCGCTGCATTAAACTCGACCCGTCGTGGCCAAAGGGGTACCTGCGCAAGGCTGCCACTGAGCTTGCGCTGAAGAGGTATAGTGACGCTTCTACCACCGCCTCCCAAGGTCTCAAGCTCGACCCCACCAATAAAGACCTTCAGCAAGTGAAGGATGAAGCGTTCAGGCAGCTGAAAAAGTGA
- a CDS encoding hypothetical protein (TriTrypDB/GeneDB-style sysID: LpmP.24.0100), producing MSGECVYDLVTASSSSAADGNVLRVKPVATAKKSRRPPPPTASTFGIHGTSAVVGNAGGEYTDASVHPSRKPIGTFGREVGLTVTPEHFLRKNEGPLTASRGAPTVDNSTFKKSDCHHEKTKPDVPLRTERPVMGLRTEKNFVVANAVENTMAVPTKVMPAPQPRATDREDFGKVPQYITEIKGDLNARKQMLEDLKAADRGAQERWSEISLSELAQLRDGLQRRWDILNKDYQTKGFSKLETPSQRAHQELVERQLVAVEFAMQKLSRQHVFVFDDQK from the coding sequence ATGTCTGGTGAGTGCGTGTATGACTTGGTGACCGCCAGCAGTTCCTCAGCGGCGGACGGCAATGTCCTGAGAGTCAAGCCTGTTGCCACGGCCAAGAAAAGTCgccgaccaccaccgccgacggCATCGACGTTTGGCATTCACGGCACAAGTGCTGTTGTGGGTAACGCTGGCGGTGAGTACACGGATGCGTCGGTACACCCCTCGCGGAAACCCATCGGGACTTTTGGTCGCGAAGTCGGCTTGACTGTGACCCCAGAGCACTTTCTCCGCAAAAATGAAGGCCCTCTCACAGCcagccgcggcgcaccgACGGTGGACAACTCCACGTTCAAGAAGAGCGATTGCCACCACGAAAAAACAAAGCCCGACGTGCCCCTTCGAACCGAGCGCCCGGTCATGGGCTTGCGGACGGAGAAGAACTTTGTAGTCGCTAACGCGGTGGAGAACACGATGGCGGTGCCTACCAAGGTAATGCCAGCCCCACAGCCTCGTGCAACAGATCGCGAGGACTTTGGCAAGGTGCCGCAGTACATCACAGAAATCAAAGGTGACCTGAACGCGCGCAAGCAGATGCTCGAGGACCTCAAGGCGGCGGACAGAGGTGCTCAAGAGCGGTGGTCGGAAATTTCTCTGTcggagctggcgcagctgcgcgatggCCTTCAGCGTCGCTGGGACATCCTCAACAAGGACTACCAGACGAAAGGATTCAGCAAGTTGGAAACACCGTCGCAGCGTGCACATCAGGAACTTGTAGAGAGGCAGTTGGTGGCTGTAGAGTTTGCGATGCAGAAGCTTAGCCGGCAGCACGTCTTTGTATTCGACGATCAGAAATGA
- a CDS encoding guanine nucleotide-binding protein beta subunit-like protein (TriTrypDB/GeneDB-style sysID: LpmP.24.0120), with protein sequence MKITVNVELEHSELYKAPHLQQTVSELDSNAVVRFKTDTGFLAQRIKDAVKTKQYDAIVSELVRRLSYPASFADSLEVMCSIALFSKGRVDSGESVAPFVEVLTRLPEEARTQAKEAIVQRAMGFLSKPRRLDCSRAPLIGYAETLAMMTRKDLLNIRSAVNTLVQMIEGDTTRAAGMTCLGKLVEVAYEAVRNCDTATLNVLRGAVRFAQMNDTFLYDVEYIMEALGWSPYKPALSLRRSSSHHEYPILSLAYCGGANHREVVVSSSSDGTIGTWDGVGVLLQNVLLSRHYASCLDITNRGHTLIVGAVGRYASIPPAVIFYSEDGNRKAQWQECGGTEPDDAQFISSLKSLKDSSGSRYCVGVQTSNANSLMIFDGQHVTQRYFDHTDLITALHVPSDRENMVITGSRDCSTLIYDLRDPRNVSAATHHTNTVSCIASCDNNLFTAGLDKRIVVEDFRMLRSPNVQRDMDSAVLSMSVSNSLQCAVSTLTGVYLINFSSSTTIPTSSRSDCGGSASRYNAVCWNNAGTILFCGGDAHTLDLFAPAYELNSFEI encoded by the coding sequence ATGAAAATCACAGTCAACGTCGAACTCGAACACTCGGAGCTGTACAAGGCGCCACATCTTCAGCAGACAGTGTCCGAGCTAGACTCGAATGCAGTGGTGCGATTCAAGACGGATACAGGCTTCCTAGCACAGCGCATCAAGGATGCGGTGAAGACAAAGCAGTACGATGCAATAGTGAGCGAGCTGGTCCGCCGTCTCTCATATCCTGCATCCTTCGCGGATAGCCTAGAGGTGATGTGCTCAATAGCTCTCTTCAGTAAAGGCCGTGTTGATAGCGGAGAGAGTGTTGCGCCATTCGTAGAGGTCCTTACCCGTCTACCTGAGGAAGCGAGAACGCAGGCAAAGGAGGCGATTGTGCAGCGTGCGATGGGATTTCTGTCGAAGCCACGGCGCCTGGACTGTAGTCGTGCCCCTTTAATCGGCTATGCGGAGACCTTGGCGATGATGACACGAAAGGACCTGCTGAACATCCGCAGTGCCGTTAACACTTTGGTGCAAATGATCGAAGGAGACACGACTCGGGCTGCTGGAATGACCTGCTTAGGCAAATTAGTGGAGGTGGCGTACGAGGCTGTCCGGAACTGCGATACCGCAACGCTGAATGTTTTGAGAGGCGCGGTCCGCTTTGCACAGATGAATGATACATTCCTCTACGATGTCGAGTACATCATGGAGGCATTAGGGTGGTCACCGTACAAGCCGGCACTGAGCCTGCGTCGCTCTAGCTCCCATCACGAATACCCCATTCTGTCTCTTGCCTACTGTGGTGGTGCGAACCATcgcgaggtggtggtgagctCCTCGTCGGACGGCACGATAGGGACGTGGGACGGTGTCGGGGTGCTGCTACAGAACGTTCTCCTTTCGCGCCATTACGCCTCTTGCCTAGACATAACAAACCGCGGCCATACCCTGATCGTTGGCGCGGTGGGGCGGTACGCAAGCATCCCACCAGCCGTAATCTTTTACAGCGAAGATGGTAATCGCAAGGCGCAGTGGCAGGAGTGCGGCGGCACGGAGCCTGATGACGCGCAGTTCATCTCTAGCCTCAAGTCTCTGAAGGACTCATCCGGGTCTCGGTACTGTGTGGGCGTCCAAACGTCGAACGCGAACTCCCTCATGATCTTCGATGGTCAGCACGTGACGCAGCGCTACTTCGATCACACAGACCTCATTACAGCCCTTCACGTCCCTAGCGACCGAGAGAACATGGTCATCACTGGGTCTCGTGACTGCTCGACGCTCATCTACGACCTCCGAGACCCCCGCAACGTCAGCGCGGCAACGCATCACACCAACACCGTTTCCTGCATCGCGAGCTGCGACAACAACTTGTTCACGGCCGGGCTCGACAAGCGTATCGTAGTGGAGGACTTCCGAATGCTGCGCAGTCCAAACGTGCAGCGCGACATGGATAGCGCCGTTCTGAGTATGTCTGTTAGCAACTCCCTGCAGTGTGCCGTGTCCACGCTTACTGGTGTGTACCTGATCAACTTTTCtagcagcaccaccatcccCACGTCGTCGCGCTCCGACTGCGGCGGAAGTGCCTCTCGCTACAACGCGGTGTGCTGGAACAATGCGGGCACCATCCTCttctgcggcggcgacgcccaCACGCTGGATTTGTTTGCCCCTGCGTACGAGCTGAACTCCTTTGAGATTTAA
- a CDS encoding glycosomal membrane like protein (TriTrypDB/GeneDB-style sysID: LpmP.24.0140): MSVVAALNTYMAATDSRDKMIKGAGCFFKMMGAINGNSNFMKTGAAMSDARCIMRMLSWLGNVQKISDAMEKRVVQLRDVLFVLRVLFDGIFSLLDNIVFAGRFFDNNSPTLAQMSHVSRASLFYGYAMAVMLDIYDLVRDPNMPKRGDRCLVLTRNTCDMVSAIGNVCAVDIGAANVAGLGLISAIIATREQLIAAAAKSGGSCVGASPVKAAALQPKK; the protein is encoded by the coding sequence ATGTCCGTCGTTGCTGCCCTTAACACCTACATGGCGGCGACCGACTCACGCGACAAGATGATCAAAGGCGCCGGATGCTTCTTCAAGATGATGGGGGCTATCAACGGCAACTCTAACTTCATGAAGACTGGTGCGGCCATGTCTGATGCGCGTTGCATAATGCGCATGTTGTCGTGGCTCGGAAACGTGCAGAAAATCAGCGACGCGATGGAGAAGCGCGTCGTACAACTCCGCGACGTTTTGTTTGTGCTGCGCGTGTTGTTCGACGGCATCTTCAGCCTCCTTGACAACATTGTGTTTGCCGGTCGTTTCTTCGACAACAACTCGCCAACCCTGGCACAGATGTCGCATGTTTCGCGCGCGTCCCTCTTCTACGGCTATGCCATGGCTGTGATGCTCGACATTTACGACCTTGTGCGTGACCCCAACATGCCGAAGCGAGGTGACCGCTGCCTAGTGTTGACACGAAACACCTGCGATATGGTCTCGGCTATCGGCAATGTGTGCGCTGTGGACATCGGCGCGGCCAATGTGGCTGGGCTGGGTCTTATCAGCGCTATTATCGCTACCCGTGAGCAGCTCATagcggcggccgccaagTCTGGCGGCAGCTGTGTTGGGGCCTCTCCCGTGAAggctgctgctttgcagcCGAAGAAGTGA
- a CDS encoding hypothetical protein (TriTrypDB/GeneDB-style sysID: LpmP.24.0110) — MLFDRRLVLREDAPRRPYRSNVSTASFECPLLKGLHYGQRKLALSEVEFFLQIAMYAKNCSSAASLKVLVVYAGAACGLHLPFLFSLFPTLDFVLIDPAPFCSQVKEIASKEGSCVLELIEDFCTPELCLRIRRTYCETHDIFLVSDIRSGEPTGMSLNQEHTDMIQQDNYAQREWCFSLEVQAAMLKFHPPYPATKDSDLTSNNAQDTTAEEYTYLDGTQLLGVWAPKSSSEVRLVVVGPFKPGYEAPARRYHCTAHEEQCYAYNVDNRYEKDCAAERLILETYLSAFPDAYKSVEQLSKTLSEKLGYPLFCPLEPGFTEQHARWVTLLYSTGKPSALQYFELLKNNMSVAQVASLVSEHKDCSEIPADVKVGDVVLTPHFWSVFAAGDFAAVYCFPVVRWRWRQQAYRHRLSNKQDGSKRNHRRFAGKKRTANAA; from the coding sequence atgCTGTTTGACCGGCGACTCGTGCTTAGGGAAGATGCACCGCGACGACCGTACCGGAGTAATGTATCTACGGCGTCCTTCGAGTGCCCACTTCTCAAAGGGCTGCACTACGGGCAACGGAAGCTGGCACTGTCGGAAGTGGAGTTTTTCCTACAGATTGCCATGTACGCCAAaaactgcagcagcgccgcgtctcTGAAGGTCCTTGTCGTGTacgccggcgctgcttgCGGACTTCATCtgccgtttctcttttctctttttccgaCGCTCGATTTTGTTCTCATCGACCCGGCACCGTTTTGTTCACAGGTCAAAGAGATTGCGTCGAAGGAGGGGAGCTGTGTGCTAGAGCTCATCGAGGACTTCTGCACTCCGGAGCTGTGCTTGCGGATTCGGCGTACCTACTGTGAAACGCACGACATCTTCCTGGTGAGTGATATTCGCTCTGGCGAGCCTACAGGAATGTCTCTGAATCAGGAGCACACGGATATGATTCAGCAGGACAACTATGCTCAACGAGagtggtgcttctctctggAGGTACAGGCGGCAATGCTGAAGTTTCACCCTCCTTATCCGGCCACCAAGGATAGCGACCTGACCAGCAACAACGCACAGGACACGACGGCGGAGGAGTACACGTACTTGGATGGAACGCAGCTGCTTGGAGTATGGGCACCCAAGTCTTCATCAGAGGTGCGTTTGGTCGTTGTCGGGCCGTTCAAGCCCGGCTACGAGGCGCCTGCTCGACGCTACCACTGTACAGCGCACGAGGAGCAGTGCTACGCGTACAACGTGGATAACCGGTATGAGAAGGACTGCGCTGCCGAGCGCCTCATCCTGGAGACGTACCTCAGCGCGTTTCCCGACGCGTACAAATCTGTCGAGCAACTCTCCAAGACGCTCAGTGAGAAACTGGGATATCCGCTGTTTTGTCCGCTTGAGCCGGGGTTCACAGAGCAGCATGCGCGATGGGTGACACTACTGTACTCAACCGGAAAGCCTTCTGCTCTCCAGTACTttgagctgctgaagaacAACATGTCTGTCGCGCAGGTGGCAAGCCTTGTTTCAGAGCACAAGGACTGCAGCGAGATCCCTGCTGATGTCAAAGTCGGTGATGTTGTGCTGACGCCTCATTTTTGGTCTGTTTTTGCAGCCGGTGACTTTGCTGCTGTGTACTGCTTCCCGGTTGTtcgatggaggtggaggcagcaGGCGTATCGGCACCGGCTGAGCAACAAACAAGACGGTAGCAAACGGAACCATCGCAGGTTCGCtgggaaaaagagaacagccAACGCTGCGTAA